A segment of the Macrobrachium nipponense isolate FS-2020 chromosome 1, ASM1510439v2, whole genome shotgun sequence genome:
TATCGTTAAGAGGTGATTGTAAAGTTTTTGTTGCTGACGAAACTGgatttgagtgtaaaatgtgcagttacGGATAtaagcgaaataaatatgagaataaaagtgcttaggatgtcattttcatgaattagtatttcctttagattatcgtatcttatcaatAGACATGGCTGTCCACAAGATTATTATAaagcttttataatatatatatatatatatatatatatatatatattatatatatatatgtatatataactaacaTCATTGGTAGCAACTTCGCAAAGCTTTCAGTTCATACATcaaaaactgctctctctctctctctctctcctctctctctctctctctctctctctctctctctctctctctctctctctctcttctctctctctctctctctatatatattatatatatatatatatatatatatatatataatatatatatatatatatatatatactgcatgttTCGACGGCTAACATCCATAGAGAATGTATGTAATATGGGTGACAGCCCCCAATGTCATTTTCTGGAAATACAAACACTATgtgaaatattaatgaaatattgtTCGGGGTATCAAGTGACTTAAGTCAGTAGCAGAAGAATAAGTCACTGGCATTAGTGCATGTCCGAAGTCACCTCCTACCAAAGGTATACCTCTTAACACAGGTATGGGGGGCGTCATCCTTAAACCGTTGGTATAGACTTTTATGTTAATTTGAACAGTGTcaacaccataatattgtttgtggattaaTAGTTTTCATGACCATGATATTCTACATTAACAATAATCACTATTGGTACAGTAAAAGATTATTcaattcactgaatatttacgTTGGTGTAACCTCACACCGCCAACAAAACCGCTAAACAATACATACTCAAATAATCCTTCACTACTTACGTCTATTACTATTAAACTACCACTTACCCGGAAACACACACAccatactctctctttctctcacaaatAATATTTTCTGTCCTTACCTCCCTACTAttattaatatcttttatttcttttttgtttcattttactgaatatgaatttgttacattggtgaaaatatCTGCATCTTTCATTTggtttgtatttaaaaaataattacatatagcCAAAATTTGCAAGTGTCTAAAAATTGGCATTGGGTGTTACCACCCATATTGCCCACCTTCGGTATGGATGTTGGTCCAATcgtgcgatatatatatttataacagtttaTGAATACTACCTCAATAACGTGAGTGAACTGAAACTTTTGCTAATTTTCTGCAATagatgttgtttttttctttttcaaagagaTGGATTGCAGATTATAGACCAACACCGTCAATACTTGCTGAAATGTTTTGTATCaatctcgtggacagtcatgtctgttgataagatGCGATAATCTTTAGAAAATACTAATTCATGAATACCGACCTTCttagcacttttattctcatgcTTCCTTAACTGCGCATTTTAGTCTCAAACCCATTACCGCCAACAGCAAAAACTTTACGATCACCCTTCTATTCCTGTTCCCCTATGCCCTTAGGTGCGACATCAGTTGGATCTTctattagttacttgttcaactgcttcggtgtttcatagtcggcagattcgtgttcactctctggatgGCTAAGGGACCGGACTTTTGTGCACGATAGTACATATAGGCTTCCAGTTCCCAACCAGTGACTCAGCAGGAAttggaaaatgttttgaaatttatGACGTCATGGTTGTTATGACAAGGCTTATTTaggattattttaatatattttacagatgGTTAAAGTGCTTTTGTAAagtttgtatgtctgtctgtttctgtTTGATTTACAAGTTAAAAGAATTGGATCAATCTTatttcaaaagattttatttataaattattatagtttGGGTTGTAAAGTCTCTGGACATTCACATACCTCACGGCTGCTGAAGAGGTTAAAGTATAAGGAATAGTTTCCTAATAATGATCGACTCTAGAAAAACCTATAGCTAACCTCTAAGTGTCAAATTTACTGTGTTGGCATTGCTGTGGCGAAATGATCTTTTCTAACTTTGATTATTAAACATTATTACAATAAAgaacataaattatatacattcTGCCAGCCCAATAAAAATTACGATTTATTCCACAATATATACTAAAATTacagaatatatttttgttagaaaGAAATAATCTAGGACCTATTACGAAAGGGAAGAatgtctataatttcctgaagtGTGAATAAGCACCCGTGTCCTTTTTATGCATGGAAATTAAACTGATTATCCATCTTTATTTCTAGTTCATGTACCCCTTCGTACACGAAATGCTATTCATTACCATCGCTTCTGCTGGCATGGATCCCAGACAGAGTGCTACTCTGGGAAATGTACTTAGCCCAGCCTATATGCCCACTTTGTTTTATGAAGCTAACTGTGAACACGTTTTTGGACGATTTGCCAATACAGTTACTAGCATAGCAAAACCTTTTTACTGGAGAAACTGGGAGGTTATACCAGCAGTTCAAAAAGAGGTGAGATTTATTTCCTTAGAAGCCTTTATCAACTAACCAGAAGACTGAGTTTTCTTGTATGCTGTTTCACATTCAACATATGTTATCTGTAACTCCAGTCTTATTGTAAactatactaaattttatttgtCATTCTCATGCAATGAATTTTGTTAACACCATTTACCATTCATGGAAACCAACACATCGCAAATTGAATGACTGGATGATTAACTCATTCTGACTCCTTGACTCTACTTTCTTGCAGATCAACGTGCACTTCCCggaccttcctcctcttctggaACTAGAGAGGAATCAAAGTCTCGTCCTGATGAACTCCCATTTTTCGACTGATTTGACTGTTCCCCTTTTGCCTTTCCAAGTGGAAGTAGGTGGTATGCACTGTCGACCAGCCAAACCATTACCAGAAGTAAGACACTGTTATGAAGACTGATATTCATTTGGAAGAGTGGAAATACATTCTCAATTTGTGGTACATTATATGCAGAATACAcgaaaggaatatataaaatgaaaaatgattgagCTCTTCACtacaaaagtttgatgggaaagtTTTATTATGGAAACAGTATTGCTAtctaaatatcttgaaaaatttgttttatattttatccctgtataagtatgaaaattttgttttatattttatccctGTATAAGTAGATATCATTAAAGCCTTATGATAATTTAAGACATCATGAATGCTACTTGTCTGTAATGTAGGACCTAAGATCATGGATTGAAGGTGCAGGATCAGCAGGTGTCATATACTTCAGCCTCGGTTCAATTACGAAAGGGACTACATTGCCTACCAAGTACAGGAATATGTTCATCAAAGCTTTTTCCAAATTGAACCAAAGAATTCTTTGGAAATTCGAAACCGATTTAGAAGGAATTCCCGAAAATGTCATGATTAAACCTTGGCTCCCACAACAAGATATTTTGGGTAAGTTTTTTCATTAATCACATAACAGTATAGGATTGCAGACATTATTGGGTATTGAATAAAAACCTGTATCTTTGACTTTTTCATGACTTTTCAGGTCACCCTAATGTGAAAGTATTCATAAGCCATGGAGGAAGACTCAGTATGCAAGAGAGCTTGTACCATGGGACTCCTATGGTGACACTACCCCTATTTGGAGATCAGCCTATAAATGGAGCTAGAGTTATTGCAAATGGATGGGGTCTGTCTCTTAATTATGAAGATTTGTCTGTAGAACTCATTATCAGTTCACTTGAAGAAGTTACGAACAACGCAACGTAAGgttttattttctatcacttAAGCCTTACTTTAGCATTTCCATTAAATGTGTCTTacctcatacatatacatattattcgtTCTCTTTGTTAATTATTAGGTAATTATAAACGATAAAATTTAATAATCATTCTGTATAAACACATTTTACAAGTCTAAGAGCCAAACATTAAAGCAAGGCTTTCAGCCGATGAAAAGTTCACTCCAAAGGAAGTCATGTCATACTCTAATGTACATCATTAGTAATCTTAAGACAAGTTAAAAGGGGGTATTATAGgccaatattattataattgtaatcAGTAGGCCCTCTATGATTAGTTAACTTTTTTAAATATCACTAGAATCTTAACTTTCACCTAGTACCTCATGTCGTTTCATGTATACTTTGATATGTTCACTTCACCTCACCATTGTTTATATTTCTGTCCCAACTAAGATAAGATCACGCAACACTTCCTCTGGTTAATCAAGTTCTCCATGCTTTATTAGAGTATCAATCCTGCTATTTGTTTTACCTGGATTATACTATGCAGATAGCCAATGCTTCTGAAAAATAGCTTGCAAAATCTCGGTTCCCTTTGCTTGTGGGAACAGTTGGGGGGACATTCTCCTTTCCAATACGGcattcattttcctgttttgttttgaagtgatctaaatcaatgaaaaattacTCACCTGCCTCTTAATGTGTCTCTCCTCTGCCTTTGTTTTATCCTTTGGTTGATGTGACAAACATGGAGGATTTTATTTTTGCCTTGCTTCTTGCactcataacattttttttacattcaatagtATCATCTTATATTCATAGCATTTAAGATCCCTGTTCCTTTCTGTCATAATGGCCAGAGGAAATCTAGATAAGTAAATGTTAAAAGCCTCCTGAAGGTTTTTcttattgaagaaaataaaactcaaaatccaatttctttattttttcaggtATGTAGAAAATGTGGTGAAAACTTCAAGGTTATACAAGGACCAGTTAACTTCTCCAGTAGAACGAGCAGTGTTCTGGACGGAGTATGTCATACGTCACAGAGGAGCCCTTAAGTTGAGGTCTCCTGCTGCGAGTCTGTCATGGGTGCAACTTCTCCTGCTGGATGTGTTGGCTTTGTTCCTCTTGGTTATCATTTTGTCTTTGATTGTTCTCCACTGGATTTTCAAGACAGTTGTGAGAGCAGTATTTGGTATACAGTATTTGAAGAAAAAGTTTGAATAACATTTCATAAAAAACAGTTTATGTTTGTCTAGAATTGTAGGCAATAAACACAATTTATAAAATCTACTTCTTTCATTCACATGGTTCTTTGAAATGCAGTATCTTCCGTCACTGATATTGCACAAGTTTGAAAGTCCATTGGGCGTCATTTGATTCTGTAGATCACGAGTCCAATAAATAAGCTTTTGCCTTTGCTCGAAATATAAAGTGAACACTGACAAGTGCTTTCCATTAGGATAATGATTAGCAAgtaatctttttttatcatgaaatacTCGTGTAAGACAAAGCAAATGACCTCAGTAATGAATATCTACTAGAAATGCTAGGTAATACCCCAAAATCCTTGGGCGTCTCTTTAAAAATACTACAGAACTCGATGAAACAGAAGATGTAAAATACATCACTTTACAGAGAAATATAGTTTGCAGGATAATATTACCTGAAATGACAATTCTTAAATGTAAATCGTATTTTTCCTAAATGTACAAACCTGAGGGCCTTTGCATTACAAATTATTTTCGGCGAAGCTGGAAAACAGCCACTAAACTCTTGaaaaaggtggttaggcagtaactacccaCCTCCCTGGATGTAAGTATTCCAGTTTGCCTTTCAGCTTAAATTTCAGATTGAGaagtggcatgaggtgggcttaatgtgtaaaggacctcaggtttgtatagttaagaaaaatacaatttactttttttagaaattgtcatttgttcctacacaatatacaaacccttggtcctttacattaagaaGACTCAATGACTGGAGGGAGGAAGGAATCTGCGCGAGTCATCtttgaactgactggagttctgcgcacctgGGCTACTCCTCTTGGtaagttcctcgctggccgagtggttttcgagctgggctgccaatccggtggtccgaggttcgattcccgactcggtcaacgcggaatcagcgaaatttatttctggtgatagaagttcatttctcgatatagtttggttcggatcccacaataagctgtaggtcccgttgctagataaccaattggttcctagccacgtaaaaatatctaatccttcgggccagccctaggagagctgttaatcagctcagtggtctggtaaaactaagatatacttaacttaactccTCTTGGTCGaaagagtgaggagtagtgtacCCTGCTTCTGACATATTAATTGGTGAGAGATGAAAttagacttctgggccttttctaatgagtgaggaattgtaaTTCATACGAAAAAAGGTTAGGGAGAATCTTAATAGTCGGAGGCAGTAAGGCAAAGACTCAAAAATGGTTTGTCTTAATGCCATCCTCCCCTTGCTAAAGGAAGGTGAGGGATTGGTTCCATTAttcgaaaatgaaaacagaacagGTGCTCGATGTACAGACTTATGCATCAGACACCAGTTCTAGGAAGTTT
Coding sequences within it:
- the LOC135219738 gene encoding UDP-glycosyltransferase UGT5-like isoform X3, giving the protein MLNVILQMKWLGALFLLVLTGTGGADLPPPERSYKILMLLPVGSKSHRNVFMPLVEALADRGHKVDMLTSYDIQHQNPNIREITHGLPHYPRATINMFNDAQTAFGVVLTFKDQLSKMARDIYQVPRVKELYRKRKEYDLIVLNHNYNEFMYPFVHEMLFITIASAGMDPRQSATLGNVLSPAYMPTLFYEANCEHVFGRFANTVTSIAKPFYWRNWEVIPAVQKEINVHFPDLPPLLELERNQSLVLMNSHFSTDLTVPLLPFQVEVGGMHCRPAKPLPEDLRSWIEGAGSAGVIYFSLGSITKGTTLPTKYRNMFIKAFSKLNQRILWKFETDLEGIPENVMIKPWLPQQDILGHPNVKVFISHGGRLSMQESLYHGTPMVTLPLFGDQPINGARVIANGWGLSLNYEDLSVELIISSLEEVTNNATYVENVVKTSRLYKDQLTSPVERAVFWTEYVIRHRGALKLRSPAASLSWVQLLLLDVLALFLLVIILSLIVLHWIFKTVVRAVFGIQYLKKKFE
- the LOC135219738 gene encoding UDP-glycosyltransferase UGT5-like isoform X4, coding for MDLDSIAAWRTLELKVDMLTSYDIQHQNPNIREITHGLPHYPRATINMFNDAQTAFGVVLTFKDQLSKMARDIYQVPRVKELYRKRKEYDLIVLNHNYNEFMYPFVHEMLFITIASAGMDPRQSATLGNVLSPAYMPTLFYEANCEHVFGRFANTVTSIAKPFYWRNWEVIPAVQKEINVHFPDLPPLLELERNQSLVLMNSHFSTDLTVPLLPFQVEVGGMHCRPAKPLPEDLRSWIEGAGSAGVIYFSLGSITKGTTLPTKYRNMFIKAFSKLNQRILWKFETDLEGIPENVMIKPWLPQQDILGHPNVKVFISHGGRLSMQESLYHGTPMVTLPLFGDQPINGARVIANGWGLSLNYEDLSVELIISSLEEVTNNATYVENVVKTSRLYKDQLTSPVERAVFWTEYVIRHRGALKLRSPAASLSWVQLLLLDVLALFLLVIILSLIVLHWIFKTVVRAVFGIQYLKKKFE
- the LOC135219738 gene encoding UDP-glycosyltransferase UGT5-like isoform X1 is translated as MDLDSIAAWRTLELKMKWLGALFLLVLTGTGGADLPPPERSYKILMLLPVGSKSHRNVFMPLVEALADRGHKVDMLTSYDIQHQNPNIREITHGLPHYPRATINMFNDAQTAFGVVLTFKDQLSKMARDIYQVPRVKELYRKRKEYDLIVLNHNYNEFMYPFVHEMLFITIASAGMDPRQSATLGNVLSPAYMPTLFYEANCEHVFGRFANTVTSIAKPFYWRNWEVIPAVQKEINVHFPDLPPLLELERNQSLVLMNSHFSTDLTVPLLPFQVEVGGMHCRPAKPLPEDLRSWIEGAGSAGVIYFSLGSITKGTTLPTKYRNMFIKAFSKLNQRILWKFETDLEGIPENVMIKPWLPQQDILGHPNVKVFISHGGRLSMQESLYHGTPMVTLPLFGDQPINGARVIANGWGLSLNYEDLSVELIISSLEEVTNNATYVENVVKTSRLYKDQLTSPVERAVFWTEYVIRHRGALKLRSPAASLSWVQLLLLDVLALFLLVIILSLIVLHWIFKTVVRAVFGIQYLKKKFE
- the LOC135219738 gene encoding UDP-glycosyltransferase UGT5-like isoform X2 — translated: MFLFDSRLVVDLTLMKWLGALFLLVLTGTGGADLPPPERSYKILMLLPVGSKSHRNVFMPLVEALADRGHKVDMLTSYDIQHQNPNIREITHGLPHYPRATINMFNDAQTAFGVVLTFKDQLSKMARDIYQVPRVKELYRKRKEYDLIVLNHNYNEFMYPFVHEMLFITIASAGMDPRQSATLGNVLSPAYMPTLFYEANCEHVFGRFANTVTSIAKPFYWRNWEVIPAVQKEINVHFPDLPPLLELERNQSLVLMNSHFSTDLTVPLLPFQVEVGGMHCRPAKPLPEDLRSWIEGAGSAGVIYFSLGSITKGTTLPTKYRNMFIKAFSKLNQRILWKFETDLEGIPENVMIKPWLPQQDILGHPNVKVFISHGGRLSMQESLYHGTPMVTLPLFGDQPINGARVIANGWGLSLNYEDLSVELIISSLEEVTNNATYVENVVKTSRLYKDQLTSPVERAVFWTEYVIRHRGALKLRSPAASLSWVQLLLLDVLALFLLVIILSLIVLHWIFKTVVRAVFGIQYLKKKFE
- the LOC135219738 gene encoding UDP-glycosyltransferase UGT5-like isoform X5; protein product: MDLDSIAAWRTLELKMKWLGALFLLVLTGTGGADLPPPERSYKILMLLPVGSKSHRNVFMPLVEALADRGHKVDMLTSYDIQHQNPNIREITHGLPHYPRATINMFNDAQTAFGVVLTFKDQLSKMARDIYQVPRVKELYRKRKEYDLIVLNHNYNEINVHFPDLPPLLELERNQSLVLMNSHFSTDLTVPLLPFQVEVGGMHCRPAKPLPEDLRSWIEGAGSAGVIYFSLGSITKGTTLPTKYRNMFIKAFSKLNQRILWKFETDLEGIPENVMIKPWLPQQDILGHPNVKVFISHGGRLSMQESLYHGTPMVTLPLFGDQPINGARVIANGWGLSLNYEDLSVELIISSLEEVTNNATYVENVVKTSRLYKDQLTSPVERAVFWTEYVIRHRGALKLRSPAASLSWVQLLLLDVLALFLLVIILSLIVLHWIFKTVVRAVFGIQYLKKKFE